Part of the Solanum pennellii chromosome 10, SPENNV200 genome is shown below.
AGTTCGGTGCCCAACCTGCGATGTTGTGGTTGAGGAGGTCCACCCCAACTGCGTCAGAGCTTATGATTAGGGTTTGACACTGGTGTTGTTGTATGTCGTAAAATGAATAATGTCTGTGTCCCTTTGCTATGCGTGGGATATAGATATGTGTCTATCATTTATTTTCACTGAGCTTATGATTAGGGTTTGACACTGGTGTTGTTGTATGTCGTAAAATGAATAATGTATGTGTCCCTTTGCTATGCGTGGGATATATATATGTGTCTATCATTTATTTTCACTAGTGTTGtgtgtttatgatttcttttaggTGTTGTACTGTTGCATTTGCTTTTGTGGAGTTGTAATTGAACTTTAGTTGTGAAACTGGTTAGAGTATCACATTCATTTGCATAAAAGCTTAAGTCATATGCGGCCCCCTAAAGTTGTctgcataattcatttaagcaCCTTAACTAAGGTTTGTACCTATTAAACactttaattattcaaaattgtgTCTATTGAGCACAAAATGCTGACGTGGCTAAATAAGTGTATCTCACAGCCTAGTAGCGCGTGAATATATTCCTaatctatttaaaaataaactttactcttttttttatcCTAATCAGCATTAATTAATACAActcaaagtatttttttatttaaaataatatttttgaccaAAAAGAAAGCAACCCCACCCATCCCCACCCCTGTAGGCTGTACcaattgtcttcttcttcacccTATTTCTGcactctgtttttttttttctttcatttttatttttcactcttCATAAATTGAATTTGTTAAAAGAACTTGCAACAAGAAACAAATAGGACATCAAAACTATTGTAGCAATATTTGTTCTCtttattgattttgaaataatttatcaatataatttatctacgtagattttttttccataaagaATCTTAACAATCACTCCATTAATATATTATACTTCataatttatttcactatttgcATTAGacatgatttcaaaaagattaatCTTTTCAAAGGAATAGAAAATGAGAAgtaattgatgatgatgatgaagaagataagGCAAATGATTAGGTTGACGAACTTGGAGGAGGGGGTGGGggagattttcttttttcttctttttgttgttgccGGAGGAATGGAATTTGTTGTTGGAATCATAACAATGGCTGGTgaagggaagaagaagaaaggtggGTGGGTTGGGTTTGTGTGGGAATGGgggttttcttttttctcctttttgctaATTAATTTTTAGGATTATTAATGTTTGgagtttttattttcatttttaaaaaaataatcaaatattcatTAGATGGGGCCCATGTGCCACATACTGCAATTTTATtggttactttttaaaaatagtgtGCGTGAGTTACACACACaacattttaaaagtttattattattttgtatttaatagGTACATATTCGTTAATATTAGAGTGTCTAATAGGTAGTAGCCTTAGTTGAGGTGTTTAactgaattatgaggacaacTTTAGGGGGCCgcagatgacttaagcctttGCATAAATGTGTCTACGCTTATTATGTTAGTTAATGTTTCTGTGGAAAAAATTAACTTAACTGCTAGCATTATATTCTCGTTTCGTAATCTATTTTTGTTTCTCGTTTAACATAtgcattattttatatatattcgaGAAGAAAAGTAAATACATCTTTGCTAACCAAAAGACACAAGCAAATTCGATTCAAAGCAaacaataaaattacatattctTTCAGCTACATAGCAAATATGCTTCATATGAATGTCAGAATAACTCATTACCTACTAAACaccttataaaattaataactcATTCATTACCTTCtaaacacacacatatataaaaacCACACTTGGGCATTTAACCCATTACCCCTACTAAACACCTTACAATAATATCTGCAAGTCGATGTGGCTTTgcataaaataactaatttaactTATGTCCGGTAAGATAAGTTTTGTGTTCCCATTCTTGCCTGATGCTTAAGGTTTTCGATCTCGTCCTCCCTTCTTCAGGCCTTGCTTGCTCATTCCATGCCTTCTTGCATCTTTCTTCATTCGTCGATCAACAAGAACTTTCCCCCTGCCAACCTTCACCTGAACACCCTTCTCAGATGATGGGACTTGGAGCAAACCATCCATTCTTTTCTTTGACAGGATTGGAGCAAGCAATTCGCCAGTTGTCTGTGACTTAGATATTGGGGTGACTTCATCTACTACTAGCATTTCATCACCCCAATCATTCTACTCTTTGAGCGATCAGATACATCTGCTTGGTCTGATATCGAGTTAGCTTTCTTCCGAATCTTTTCCAGCTTTCTCTGAGCAGCCCTTTTCTTTCGTGCTTTGGCTTCTGCTACCTTCTTTGCAGGACGGGCATTGATTTCTTTAAACTGAGCTCTCATTGCAGCAATCTCCTCTTTCGTCACCGGCATTATCAGCTGTCGATGCTTCTTCTCCTCGTCAACAAACCACTTTGGCAACCCCTCGTCATCAAACATATACTTGTTGTAACCATCATCCATCATCGCCTCTCTCtgctttttcaaaatcaatttctttgCTACAGACAATATTTCAGCCTTTCGGTCGATATCAACACCTGATTCATCAGATGACGAATCACTTGAATATGTAGGTGGTACAGGAACAATCTCAAAATCATTTGGTGTCTCAGATGATGGGACTTGGAGCAAACCATCCATTCTTTTCTTTGACAGGATTGGAGCAAGCAATTCGCCAGTTGTCTGTGACTTAGATATTGGGGTGACTTCATCTACTACTAGCATTTCATCTTCGCTGTGATACTTGTCCAACATCTCTTGCTCTTCTGGCTCAACAAAAACATCTTGAGTAAACCACGTTTTTACAACCTCCTCTTGAGATGGAGCGGTTTCTAGAGGTATGATCAGAGGATTCACTTGATCCTCTCCCTTATCACCGTCAGAGTCTTGAGCAGAATGAGTCATACCATCTTCCTCACCACGCTAAACATAGAGATACAGAAAAAGTGAAATAAGGATACACTACATCTAGTTCTTATGGGTCAATTTTGAGCTAAATCCAATCATTGGTTCGCCTGATTAGGTTTTTTGCCCAAAATTTGACCCATCAATGAATAGATTTTCATTCTAGACTGTACACACAATTAAAAATTACTATACCTCCAAGAGGTTACAATCATCCAAGTAGGAAATTTTGGATcgctttgtttttctttctccTCGAGCCATATACCTTTTGACGTGGTCCTCAAGCAACCCCTCTATTTCATCGTCACGTCTGAAAATTTTAATGAACAAGTTCCCATAGTGGTACAAAGTCAAATAATCGGTTTTGATACAGTTCTAGTTAACTGTCTGGTTACCTTAAGCGATCTTCTTCGGAGTCCAAATCGGTAGATGCATTCTCCGGGGCTTCCAGGTCATTTCCGTCTGCTTCGCTATTTACTTCAGCAGTTCcatcatcacattcattgtCATCAACAAGTACTACATCTCTCTTGCACTGAATTAAATGGGCCAGATACTCAGCTTAACAGGAAAGtagtttaaaagaaaaagtaaatgatgatttaattcatttagacCACTAAATGAAATATAGGCCAACATGTAAAAACAGGTCTGGTCTATTTGGATATAATgcattaaaaacaatttattgtTCTGCTTTTTAGCAagttataaatttcataaaggGCAAAAAATATGCCCGTAAAAGAAGTACATAAAAAGGCAGAAACCTTACCAACAAAATggttttatgaaaaaaaaaacatgcagtATTATAGAACCTCATAATATGCTACACCTCAAGATCTTTCTCTACTCTGTAAAAATCTCTCATATTACTCCCTCTCCAAACAATCCACGTGAGTGCTAGCACACCAACATCTCATGCCCTGCTCCATTTTTAGAGAAAACGCAACTAAACATAGTTTCTTTCATAGTCCCGACATCACCCACCCAAGTACAGACCACCTCAGAATTTCCCAAAAGAAGAACGCTATCCCACAATGTAAAAAGGAGGTGATCTACATTATCCCACAAGTCTTTAAAGGTTCCTAAACCTCAAGTCCCACTGCACATCTCCCCTTGTAAACTCCACAATCGACCACTGCTAGCATCCCCGTTTGgtgtaaaattatatacatgttCAGACATGTCATTCTTAGGGCTCATTTGGTTGGAGAACAAGTTACCCCGGGATTATCTCAATGTGGGATAAAAATAACACAACAATCCCGGAAAAACTAATCccgggataagttatccctcGATTATATTCCAAACAAACATGGAATAAACTCATCTAAAATTAATCTCGGGATGAGTTATCCCTCTTATCCCTTGTACCCAACAAACCCTTAATGTGTTGTTCCCACACCACCTATGTCCCCAAAAGCTCACCCTACTCCCATCACCAACCATGAATGAAATGTTTTCATAAACCTCTTCCACCCCCTTTAAACTCTTCCAAACCTATAAACACAAATGTCTCTGCTACGGGTGGATGATAAGGGTTATGAAGTAACAAACTATGCAGAGTGAAGTGGGCATACCTTGATCAATGTTAGAGAAAACAGCTCCGGATCAGCAAAACCATCTTCAGCAGCATCGGACTGCATCCGCAACACCTCACGTGCTTTGTCCTGCAGTTTAAAGAAGGAACGAGAAGTAAGCTAATGATAACAGCAGTTGGAACTATGTCACAAACAATGGTCAAAGTTTCAACATCTACATGACGAAGAACAAAAAGATTCAGAAACAAGAGTTCAAGCGGTAGCACCAATACAGAATATTGATTTAGAAAGGCAGAATAACGAAGGAGCCCAGGTCTGCTTCTTCCTTTTATTAAGATCAAAATGAAGCTGGGTAGGGGTAAGCAAAGCAACTAGAAGCCCTGGAAGACGAATTATTTGCATTCGAACAAAATGAGACCAAATAGACAgcaaaggataaaacaaaaTCCATAGCTAATCAAGATATAGCTGATTAACAGAAGCAAAACGCAAACAATATTTTAGCTGAAAATAGCTCGGAATAAGTTCTCTTAGCAGTACACCAGATCCCACCACTTGACACTTGACAGTGATAAAAAGGCAACCGGAATACAGATTACAGCTGATCTGCGAAGTTGTCGGTTTGTGATTTGACAAGGTAAACTGGGCAGAAATATTGCTGACAAAGATGCTTAAGGGAGCAGTAAGAAGATAAACTGGAAAACATAAAACTAAATTCATTCAAAAGAACAAACAAAACATACAAGTATAATTTGCATTTCGGTTTTTTTGTTCTCTCTATGATTATCCTAAACCCAAGTATCACAATTCCTGGGTTGCATTCTGAACTTAAGAGTAGAAAATAGGATACCAACACAGAATTAGAAAGAGAAAGGTAAAACATATCCATTAACCTTGGCTTGTTTTTTAGCTAGAacccttttttctcttttggtCTTTCTCAATTCAGTTTCCTTCAACTCTTCTAGTTCTTTTACAAGTCTTGTATCTTCATCCTCTTCTCTCTCACATTCAATTTCTACTTTTGGATTACTAATGGTCTCTGAAGGAGCCAAAGCTTTCCTCATAAGCTTA
Proteins encoded:
- the LOC107002354 gene encoding adoMet-dependent rRNA methyltransferase spb1-like isoform X3, whose protein sequence is MGKLKGRDRRDKYYHLAKESRYRSRAAFKLMQLNSKFSFLTSSQSVLDLCAAPGGWLQVVVKKVPVGSLVIGVDIDPIRPIAGAISLQEDITTAKCKSTLKRIIAQKGCSGFDLILHDGSPNMGGAWAMEATMQNSLVIDSVKLAAQFLLPNGTFVTKVFRSQDYTAVLYCLRQLFEKVEVEKPLASRSESAEIYVIGFKYKAPAKIDPRLLDIKHLFQGGKEPLKVVDVLRATKQKRHRDGYEDGETVLRKVCSAADFVWSDIESLGSVTSIMFDDPASLPMRDHPLTTEEVRTLCEDLRVLGEQDLKHLSKWRKLMRKALAPSETISNPKVEIECEREEDEDTRLVKELEELKETELRKTKREKRVLAKKQAKDKAREVLRMQSDAAEDGFADPELFSLTLIKCKRDVVLVDDNECDDGTAEVNSEADGNDLEAPENASTDLDSEEDRLRRDDEIEGLLEDHVKRYMARGERKTKRSKISYLDDCNLLERGEEDGMTHSAQDSDGDKGEDQVNPLIIPLETAPSQEEVVKTWFTQDVFVEPEEQEMLDKYHSEDEMLVVDEVTPISKSQTTGELLAPILSKKRMDGLLQVPSSEKGVQVKVGRGKVLVDRRMKKDARRHGMSKQGLKKGGRDRKP
- the LOC107002354 gene encoding adoMet-dependent rRNA methyltransferase spb1-like isoform X2; the protein is MGKLKGRDRRDKYYHLAKESRYRSRAAFKLMQLNSKFSFLTSSQSVLDLCAAPGGWLQVVVKKVPVGSLVIGVDIDPIRPIAGAISLQEDITTAKCKSTLKRIIAQKGCSGFDLILHDGSPNMGGAWAMEATMQNSLVIDSVKLAAQFLLPNGTFVTKVFRSQDYTAVLYCLRQLFEKVEVEKPLASRSESAEIYVIGFKYKAPAKIDPRLLDIKHLFQGGKEPLKVVDVLRATKQKRHRDGYEDGETVLRKVCSAADFVWSDIESLGSVTSIMFDDPASLPMRDHPLTTEEVRTLCEDLRVLGEQDLKHLSKWRKLMRKALAPSETISNPKVEIECEREEDEDTRLVKELEELKETELRKTKREKRVLAKKQAKDKAREVLRMQSDAAEDGFADPELFSLTLIKCKRDVVLVDDNECDDGTAEVNSEADGNDLEAPENASTDLDSEEDRLRRDDEIEGLLEDHVKRYMARGERKTKRSKISYLDDCNLLERGEEDGMTHSAQDSDGDKGEDQVNPLIIPLETAPSQEEVVKTWFTQDVFVEPEEQEMLDKYHSEDEMLVVDEVTPISKSQTTGELLAPILSKKRMDGLLQVPSSEKGVQVKVGRGKVLVDRRMKKDARRHGMSKQGLKKGGRDRKP
- the LOC107002354 gene encoding adoMet-dependent rRNA methyltransferase spb1-like isoform X1 is translated as MGKLKGRDRRDKYYHLAKESRYRSRAAFKLMQLNSKFSFLTSSQSVLDLCAAPGGWLQVVVKKVPVGSLVIGVDIDPIRPIAGAISLQEDITTAKCKSTLKRIIAQKGCSGFDLILHDGSPNMGGAWAMEATMQNSLVIDSVKLAAQFLLPNGTFVTKVFRSQDYTAVLYCLRQLFEKVEVEKPLASRSESAEIYVIGFKYKAPAKIDPRLLDIKHLFQGGKEPLKVVDVLRATKQKRHRDGYEDGETVLRKVCSAADFVWSDIESLGSVTSIMFDDPASLPMRDHPLTTEEVRTLCEDLRVLGEQDLKHLSKWRKLMRKALAPSETISNPKVEIECEREEDEDTRLVKELEELKETELRKTKREKRVLAKKQAKDKAREVLRMQSDAAEDGFADPELFSLTLIKCKRDVVLVDDNECDDGTAEVNSEADGNDLEAPENASTDLDSEEDRLRRDDEIEGLLEDHVKRYMARGERKTKRSKISYLDDCNLLERGEEDGMTHSAQDSDGDKGEDQVNPLIIPLETAPSQEEVVKTWFTQDVFVEPEEQEMLDKYHSEDEMLVVDEVTPISKSQTTGELLAPILSKKRMDGLLQVPSSETPNDFEIVPVPPTYSSDSSSDESGVDIDRKAEILSVAKKLILKKQREAMMDDGYNKYMFDDEGLPKWFVDEEKKHRQLIMPVTKEEIAAMRAQFKEINARPAKKVAEAKARKKRAAQRKLEKIRKKANSISDQADVSDRSKSRMIGVMKC